CATGGGTAACAATAACAACGGTTTTACCCCCCTGATGAACCTGCTTAAATAGCGTCATCACTTCTTCAGAGGTCGCGCTGTCTAAGGCGCCGGTGGGCTCGTCGGCCAGAATCACTTTTGGGTTCGTCACCAGTGCTCGGGCCACAGCAACCCGCTGTTTCTGGCCACCCGATAGTTCGCCCGGTAGGTGAGTACTGCGGTCACTTAAGCCCACGCGCTCCAAATATTCTGCCGCGCGCTTATTGCGTTCTTTGCGCGAAACTTTTTGGTAGTACAACGGCAAAGCAACATTTTCCAACGCCGTTTTAAACGGCAGTAAATTAAATGACTGGAAGACAAAACCCAAATGCTGATTGCGCAGACTGGCGGCGTGACGCTCGCTAAGATTGCGAATGGGAATATTGGCAAGCTCATAGCTACCTTCGTCGTAACTGTCGAGAATGCCAAGAATATTAAGCAATGTAGATTTGCCCGAACCAGAGGAACCCATAATAGCGACCAGCTCGTTGCCACCAATCGAAAGGTCTACCCCTTTAAGCACATGTAACCTTTGGCTGCCTACACCGTAAGACTTGTGGATATTCTTTAGGTTTATCATCTTAAATTACAGCTCAAATCGGCGTTTATGGCCCACGGTTACCGGGGTTGCTGGTTCTAGTGTAGTGCCTTTTGCGTAGCCAAAACGTAAAGCAGGCGCCATAGCCACCAAACGCCGTAGCCGCTCACTGGAAATAGCCAGTGCACCTGCAAGCGACTTTTAGTGCAGAAAATCACCCCGCTTCGATAACCCAATATTATTCAGAGCCACCACCAACCAAACCATCAGCAAACCCCTGGAGTGCATGCTTAGGCGTAAAGTTAGCGTTAAACAACAGCGGCCATTCATCGCGTTGGTGAAGTTCGGGTAACCCGCTATCGTCATCGGTAATACCCCACACACTAATACCACCACGCTGAGCCGCTGGCACCGCGTCCATATAGGCCTTCACAATTTCCTGATAACGCGCGGCCTGTGCTAGCTCAGTGTCTAGTGCAAGAGCCGAAAGGCTTTTATCATCATTCACCGTCACATCCATTTCCGTTATTTTTACCTTCAAGCCCAAGTTAACCACGCGCGCGAACGCCGATTCAATAGCGGTTTTCTCCGGTGAAGTTAACGACACATGCATTTGAAAACCAATGCCGTCGATAGGCGTACCATTCGCTTTAAACGCCTCAATCATGGTCACCACCCTATTCATTTTGCTGCCGTTAAGCTCTAGGCGCACGTCGTTGTAGTAGAGGTCTGCATCTTCATCGGCTGCCCGGGCCGCGGTAAAGGCTTGCGCAAAGTAATCTTCACCAATATTACTAAACCACAGCGTATTGCGGTAAACACTGGGCGCATCATCGGTGAAGGCTTCGTTTACCACATTCCAACTAACAACGGCGGCCGTATCGGCAAAGCGCCCAACGATAGTATTGATATGCGTTTGCATCATAGTTGTCCACTGCTCAGCTGTACCGGTGTGGTTCGACATCCAAGTTGGAATCTGGTTATGCCAGATTAAGGTGTGGCCATGTACGCTCATGCCATTAACGGCGGCGTAATCCACTAGCGCCACAGCGTCATCCCAAAAATAGTCATCTTCAGCCGGGTGCAGCGCGTCCGGCTTCATAATATTTTCGGCTGTTATCTGGCTAAAGTGAGCATTTACTATTTGCTGGCGGTCCAAACTGTCGATAAGGCTGTTCGACGCATTACCAGCCGGTACGCCAACACCAATAGGGAAATCGGCTTCGGCATGCAGGCTGGTTACACTAATCTGCGGCGTGGGTTCTGCGCTTGGCTCGGTTGTTGGCTCCGCAGTCGGTTCTGTGGAGGGAACGGCCGTTGGTTCTGCGGTAGGCTCTGCTGTAGGCCCGGTTTCCCAGCCGGCCGAGCCTTCACAGGCGGTTATAGCTAAAACTGAAAGCATT
The Teredinibacter franksiae DNA segment above includes these coding regions:
- a CDS encoding ABC transporter ATP-binding protein, coding for MINLKNIHKSYGVGSQRLHVLKGVDLSIGGNELVAIMGSSGSGKSTLLNILGILDSYDEGSYELANIPIRNLSERHAASLRNQHLGFVFQSFNLLPFKTALENVALPLYYQKVSRKERNKRAAEYLERVGLSDRSTHLPGELSGGQKQRVAVARALVTNPKVILADEPTGALDSATSEEVMTLFKQVHQGGKTVVIVTHEDEIAAQTERVIHIKDGLIVADERQETVA
- a CDS encoding endo-1,4-beta-xylanase → MSKAMGCKRFNIFLLMLSVLAITACEGSAGWETGPTAEPTAEPTAVPSTEPTAEPTTEPSAEPTPQISVTSLHAEADFPIGVGVPAGNASNSLIDSLDRQQIVNAHFSQITAENIMKPDALHPAEDDYFWDDAVALVDYAAVNGMSVHGHTLIWHNQIPTWMSNHTGTAEQWTTMMQTHINTIVGRFADTAAVVSWNVVNEAFTDDAPSVYRNTLWFSNIGEDYFAQAFTAARAADEDADLYYNDVRLELNGSKMNRVVTMIEAFKANGTPIDGIGFQMHVSLTSPEKTAIESAFARVVNLGLKVKITEMDVTVNDDKSLSALALDTELAQAARYQEIVKAYMDAVPAAQRGGISVWGITDDDSGLPELHQRDEWPLLFNANFTPKHALQGFADGLVGGGSE